One genomic window of Mesorhizobium loti includes the following:
- a CDS encoding IS5 family transposase: protein MPYKHNADRRHHVGKMKFRVTNWRDYEAGLRRRGSLTLWVTPEALAGWRAPRRKTRGGQARYSDLAIETALTLGCVLAMRLRQTEGLLHSLLDLMGLKVPVPDHTTLSRRAQKWEPSARRNPPLPDGPLHVLVDSTGLKVYGAGQWLEQKHGARSRRNWRKLHLAVDTKSGAIIAQRLTDQDTDDPSQVAPLLDQIDGEIDQFTADGAYDGKPTYRSILQHSATANIVIPPRSTAVESGDTGPPGQRDKHIAAIASDGRLKWQAATGYGKRALSETAIGRYKGLIGRRLRARSLPAQQTEVAIGCIVLNRMLAWARPESIRRQVTQA from the coding sequence ATGCCGTACAAACACAACGCAGATCGTCGTCATCACGTCGGAAAGATGAAATTCAGGGTGACGAATTGGCGTGACTACGAAGCAGGTCTGCGCCGGCGTGGTAGCCTGACCTTATGGGTAACGCCGGAGGCACTGGCGGGATGGCGCGCTCCGCGACGCAAGACCCGCGGCGGCCAAGCCCGGTATTCCGATCTCGCCATTGAGACAGCGCTGACGCTGGGTTGCGTCTTGGCAATGCGGCTGCGCCAGACCGAGGGATTGCTCCACTCGCTGCTGGATCTCATGGGGCTGAAAGTCCCAGTTCCAGATCATACGACGCTGAGCCGTCGGGCACAGAAGTGGGAGCCATCAGCCCGACGAAACCCGCCGCTGCCGGACGGCCCGCTGCATGTGCTTGTCGATAGCACGGGATTGAAAGTCTACGGCGCCGGGCAATGGCTGGAGCAGAAACATGGCGCCAGATCACGTCGCAACTGGCGCAAGCTGCATCTGGCAGTGGATACCAAAAGTGGCGCGATCATTGCCCAAAGGCTGACAGATCAGGACACGGATGATCCTTCCCAGGTGGCACCGCTGCTCGATCAGATCGACGGCGAGATCGACCAGTTCACAGCCGACGGAGCCTATGACGGCAAGCCAACCTATCGGTCTATCCTGCAGCACAGCGCAACCGCGAACATCGTCATTCCACCGCGTTCCACGGCGGTGGAAAGCGGTGATACCGGACCGCCTGGTCAAAGGGACAAGCACATTGCCGCAATCGCAAGCGACGGTCGGCTGAAATGGCAGGCAGCCACCGGCTACGGCAAGCGGGCGCTGAGCGAAACAGCCATCGGACGATACAAGGGGCTGATCGGACGGCGCCTGCGAGCACGCTCTCTTCCGGCTCAACAGACCGAGGTTGCCATCGGTTGCATCGTTCTCAACCGCATGCTGGCATGGGCACGCCCGGAGTCTATCCGGCGTCAAGTCACGCAGGCATAA
- a CDS encoding DUF2384 domain-containing protein yields the protein MLAFGNVADVLGLPVKEVAARSPFGLISRIEDGLPIGALERVAHLLAPGDAQFKYRLIPKATYERRKMVHRLSSDEGTRLARVARVWGLAVDVWQNEEEARDFLFRPHPMIEDKRPIDVVILSEFGAEMVVDILGSLKYGSAA from the coding sequence ATGCTGGCGTTCGGCAATGTCGCAGACGTGTTGGGGCTGCCCGTTAAAGAGGTGGCGGCGCGGTCGCCTTTCGGGCTGATCTCGCGGATCGAGGATGGGCTTCCCATTGGGGCGCTAGAGCGCGTTGCGCATCTTCTGGCGCCTGGCGATGCCCAGTTCAAGTACCGGCTGATCCCAAAGGCGACCTACGAGCGACGCAAGATGGTACATCGCCTCTCCTCGGACGAGGGCACACGATTGGCCCGCGTGGCGCGCGTCTGGGGGCTTGCTGTCGATGTCTGGCAGAACGAAGAGGAAGCCCGCGATTTCTTGTTTCGGCCGCACCCGATGATTGAGGACAAGCGACCGATCGACGTCGTTATCCTGAGCGAGTTCGGCGCCGAAATGGTGGTCGATATCCTCGGAAGTCTGAAGTATGGCAGTGCTGCGTGA
- a CDS encoding RES family NAD+ phosphorylase, translating to MTAQTLDRTLSSFRIGDPAGTYPIFDATGSTIAPGRWNTPGSPVIYTSEHYSTALLEKLAHGSGRLPPNQHYIEITIPRGLSYEVFSQPSLPGWDTMPAMVSKGFAEAWCSERRSVILLVPSVVARLDCNVLINPAHPEFSRIQTSLHQPVYWDRRLFGA from the coding sequence GTGACGGCGCAGACTCTCGATCGCACGCTATCGTCCTTTCGCATCGGCGATCCGGCCGGCACCTACCCGATCTTCGATGCGACCGGCTCGACAATTGCGCCAGGGCGATGGAATACGCCTGGAAGTCCTGTCATCTACACCAGCGAGCACTATTCGACGGCCCTGTTGGAGAAGCTGGCGCATGGCAGCGGCCGACTGCCGCCCAACCAGCACTACATCGAAATCACAATCCCGCGCGGACTAAGCTACGAGGTCTTTTCCCAACCGTCACTGCCCGGCTGGGACACGATGCCGGCAATGGTGAGCAAGGGATTTGCCGAAGCCTGGTGTTCGGAACGGCGCAGCGTCATCCTGCTGGTGCCGAGTGTCGTGGCGCGTCTCGATTGCAATGTGCTGATCAATCCAGCGCATCCGGAGTTTTCAAGGATCCAGACAAGTCTGCACCAGCCCGTCTACTGGGACCGGCGGCTGTTTGGGGCGTAA